A single region of the Plantactinospora soyae genome encodes:
- a CDS encoding trypco2 family protein — protein sequence MIELTTVVQELRAELEAAVAVAAGEAFRFELGPIELELTVAVTKEAKGSAKVRFWVVDLGTDAGLHQVSTQRIKLTLQPRLSGSAETPWVVGEAGDRER from the coding sequence GTGATCGAACTCACAACGGTCGTCCAAGAGCTGCGCGCGGAGCTGGAGGCGGCCGTCGCCGTCGCCGCCGGCGAGGCGTTCCGGTTCGAACTCGGCCCCATCGAGCTGGAGCTGACGGTCGCGGTGACCAAAGAGGCGAAAGGGTCCGCGAAGGTCCGCTTCTGGGTGGTCGACCTCGGCACCGACGCCGGACTGCACCAGGTGTCCACACAACGGATCAAGCTGACCCTCCAGCCGAGGCTCAGCGGGTCGGCCGAGACGCCGTGGGTCGTCGGCGAGGCGGGCGATCGCGAGCGGTGA
- a CDS encoding CatB-related O-acetyltransferase: MPPVPTDPTVVHPMPEQPRVVLLKPLVTSPLIEVGEFSYYDDPDDPTAFETRNVLYHYGPEKLVIGKFCALGEGVRFIMNGANHRMDGPSTFPFPIMGGSWAEHFDLITGLPGRGDTVVGHDVWFGYRAMVMPGVRIGNGAVIASGSVVVDDVPDYGIVGGNPARLIRRRYSDADINRLLALAWWDWPLQHITEHIRTIMSGSIDELEDAASGHPVEACQEAPTRRATGR; this comes from the coding sequence ATGCCGCCTGTTCCCACCGACCCGACCGTGGTGCATCCGATGCCCGAGCAGCCGCGTGTGGTGCTGTTGAAGCCGCTGGTCACCTCCCCGCTGATCGAGGTCGGCGAGTTCTCCTACTACGACGATCCGGATGATCCGACCGCGTTCGAGACCCGCAACGTGCTGTATCACTACGGGCCGGAGAAGCTGGTCATCGGAAAGTTCTGCGCGCTCGGCGAGGGCGTGCGGTTCATCATGAACGGCGCCAACCACCGCATGGACGGTCCCTCGACGTTCCCCTTCCCGATCATGGGCGGTTCCTGGGCGGAGCACTTCGATCTCATCACCGGCCTGCCCGGACGGGGTGACACCGTGGTGGGCCATGACGTCTGGTTCGGCTACCGGGCCATGGTGATGCCCGGCGTCCGTATCGGCAACGGAGCGGTCATCGCTTCCGGTTCCGTCGTCGTTGACGATGTGCCCGACTACGGCATCGTCGGCGGCAACCCCGCCCGTCTCATCCGCCGCCGCTACAGCGATGCCGACATCAACCGCCTCCTCGCCCTGGCCTGGTGGGACTGGCCGCTCCAGCACATCACCGAACACATCCGCACGATCATGTCCGGCAGCATCGACGAACTGGAGGACGCGGCGTCCGGTCACCCGGTGGAGGCATGTCAAGAGGCGCC
- a CDS encoding TetR/AcrR family transcriptional regulator, with translation MTPAVPEPEDTRPPPTRRRPGGRTARIRTQVLDAVRAEFSEHGYDGLTMDAVAARAGVHRATVYRRWEDTGGLLADVLDAASDDDWQPPDTGSLEGDLAALNQEIQAALTAQPPFVTALIAASFRSEKAAHAQQRLWEDRYARCEIVVSRAARRGELPPYTDARRLLIAATAPLYHQLVLLRTPPDPRLPDDAARIAALAAAAGAFTEPPSAGDA, from the coding sequence ATGACTCCCGCAGTCCCAGAACCGGAAGACACCCGGCCACCGCCGACCCGCCGCCGACCCGGCGGCCGCACCGCCCGCATTCGTACGCAGGTACTCGACGCGGTCCGCGCGGAGTTCAGCGAACACGGTTATGACGGCCTCACCATGGACGCCGTCGCCGCCCGCGCCGGCGTGCACCGCGCAACGGTGTACCGGCGCTGGGAGGACACCGGCGGCCTGCTCGCCGACGTCCTCGACGCGGCGAGCGACGACGACTGGCAGCCACCGGACACCGGCTCGCTGGAAGGCGACCTGGCAGCACTGAACCAGGAGATCCAGGCAGCCCTAACCGCACAACCGCCGTTCGTGACAGCCCTGATCGCCGCCTCGTTCCGCTCCGAGAAAGCCGCCCACGCCCAACAACGGCTCTGGGAGGACCGGTACGCCCGCTGCGAGATCGTCGTCAGCCGGGCCGCCCGGCGCGGCGAACTCCCGCCGTACACCGACGCTCGACGACTGCTCATCGCCGCCACCGCGCCGCTGTACCACCAACTGGTGCTCCTCCGCACGCCACCCGACCCGCGTCTACCCGACGACGCGGCCAGAATCGCCGCCCTCGCCGCAGCCGCCGGAGCCTTCACCGAACCCCCGTCAGCGGGCGACGCCTGA